From a single Paramormyrops kingsleyae isolate MSU_618 chromosome 14, PKINGS_0.4, whole genome shotgun sequence genomic region:
- the nubpl gene encoding iron-sulfur cluster transfer protein NUBPL isoform X5, with protein sequence MDNLTITTTTHVQARWILKTLGALASWVRMVFKPRKSRSLVIRRGKLTNAFKLYVQGEQIPTIRENPIKCLGKWYDDTLSDRNNISDTGKQADEWLRRIDGSGLPGKFNSWIYQHGLLPRLMWPLTVYEIPVTAVEKLEKRTNKHLRQWLGIPPSFTAVGLYIRSGQLQLPFSSVVEKFKVAKCRVAMILRDSKDKRDSNAGIITRTGRKWVGDTAVRQAESSMELRDIIGNVCTGWQGLGTSRLIQWGKGTVQQRRQMVQVEVRHQMEETRKAKAVDLASQGTWTRWDLPKRRVTWTEIWRLEPFRVSFLLRLKPTERLHLQWCVACQSIPAEHDRWTD encoded by the exons ATGGACAACCTGactataacaacaacaacacatgTGCAGGCAAGGTGGATCCTGAAGACTCTTGGGGCTTTGGCATCATGGGTGAGGATGGTTTTCAAGCCCAGGAAGTCACGGAGTTTGGTGATTAGGCGGGGGAAGCTGACAAATGCGTTCAAACTCTACGTCCAAGGTGAACAGATTCCAACAATCAGGGAGAATCCCATCAAATGCCTGGGAAAGTGGTACGATGACACCCTCAGCGACAGGAACAACATCTCTGACACTGGAAAACAGGCAGATGAGTGGCTGAGGAGGATTGACGGGTCGGGACTTCCTGGCAAGTTCAATTCCTGGATTTACCAGCATGGGCTTCTACCAAGGCTGATGTGGCCATTGACAGTATATGAGATTCCAGTGACTGCAGTGGAGAAGTTGGAGAAGAGAACAAACAAACATCTGAGGCAGTGGCTTGGTATCCCTCCCAGCTTCACAGCAGTGGGGCTCTATATTCGGTCTGGCCAGCTTCAGCTTCCATTCTCATCTGTGGTGGAGAAGTTCAAGGTGGCTAAGTGCAGGGTGGCAATGATACTCAGAGACTCTAAAGACAAGCGTGACAGCAATGCGGGGATCATAACAAGAACAGGCCGCAAGTGGGTAGGAGATACCGCAGTTAGGCAAGCTGAAAGCTCCATGGAGTTGAGGGATATCATTGGCAATGTCTGCACTGGCTGGCAGGGACTTGGAACCTCCCGTTTGATCCAGTGGGGGAAGGGAACTGTGCAGCAGAGGAGACAGATGGTGCAAGTCGAAGTGCGGCACCAAATGGAAGAGACACGGAAGGCGAAGGCTGTCGATCTAGCATCCCAAGGAACTTGGACCAGATGGGACCTCCCAAAAAGGAGGGTCACATGGACTGAAATCTGGAGGCTGGAGCCGTTCCGCGTGAGTTTCCTCTTGAG GCTGAAGCCTACCGAAAGATTGCATCTGCAGTGGTGCGTCGCCTGTCAGAGCATTCCAGCTGAGCATGACAGATGGACTGATTGA